ATAACCAGCCCTGAAAATAAGGTTGATAATCGTTTAAACATACATCGGTTGGTGGTTCTGAATCAATTTGACAATATACAATGAAAATCAGCAAAACGTCTTTCGCTTTCCATAATCCTCAGAAGTTATAATTGCCGCTGCGAATTTTCATGTTGGACATTTTTTTTACATTATTGCGTGCTCTTTTCATGTTTCTTGTAGCATTGTCGAACTATGACTTACACTCAATTTCAAGAATCTCTTACCCTGAAAATCCCGCCAACAGGCATTTCTGAGTTGCTAAAAGCACTTTGGTACGACGCCAAGGGTGATTGGGAGGCAGCTCATGACATTGCTCAGAGCGCAGAAGGTACGCGCGAATATGATCGTTTACATGCCTATCTGCACAGGGTTGAAGGCGACACCTGGAATGCAGGTTATTGGTACAGACGTGCTGGTGCTGAGGTATTTAAAGGATCCTTAGAAGATGAAAGGGAGTATTTGGTCGGGTATTACACTCCGAATACATAAGGTTTTATCCTTATATCAGGCACATATAAGGTAAAAGCCTTATATTTGGCCATTATAAGGTAAAAAGCTTATGGCAACCAAAAGCATTCACGCCGTTTTTACGGCAGATATGGTCAATTCAACCAGCTTTTCACGGGAAGAAGCCTCCCGCTGGTTAGAGGAACTGATACAGAAACTGCGGGATCATAAAGCATTCAAGTGGTTACTGAAACCGGAAATTTACCGCGGAGACAGCTTTCAAGGTGTATTGAAAAATGCAGATGAGGCTGTTCGTGCCGCGATTTTAGCCCGTGCAATCATGCGCGCACATGCACCAAATGCAGATCTGCGCATTGCAATCGGAATCGGACAAACAGAATTATTGACCGAACGTGCGGGAACTTCCGACGGCGAGGCGTTCAGGTTGTCGGGGCGACTGGCTGATAACATCCGCCAGCAAAAAGCCCGCATCGGAATCGCCCTGCCTGTTCCTTCCGAACCCCTGACTGCGACGCTCGGACTGCTGGAAGTATTGATAGAAGGTTGGACAACATCTCAAAGCGAAGTAATTGCCGCGCTCTTAAACGAAAAAACAGTGACACAGATAGCAGAACAACTATCGATCAGCCAGTCAGCCGCCAGTCAGCGGATTGCCGCGGCTAAATGGTGGGCAATTGAAAATTTTCTTAGTACTTTTCCCAGACATTTATCACTATACACAAAACGCTAATTTATGATGACTGAATTTCTGCTGCTGCTGCTCGCCCACGTATTAGTAGATTTTTACTGGCAGCCAACCCGCTGGGTAACAGACAAAAAGAAAAAGTCAGTCAGGTCAAAATACCTTTATTGGCATATTCTGCTGGTAATCGTCGTCTCATACATTACCCTGCACCAATGGGCCAATCCGCTCCCGGCAGTGCTCCTTGGTATTGCGCACGGCATTATTGATATTATCAAGATCTCATTTGACAAGAAAGGATCGTTAGCCTGGTTTATCACCGACCAGATTGCCCATATCCTGACCATCGCAATTGCCGCATTATGGCTGACCGGCAATTTTCAGCCCGGCTTTCAACAGTTTCTAACGTGGCTTGAAACTACTAAAACGCTAGCAACAATAGCGGGTGCATTAACAACACTTTCCCCTGTCTCATTTCTGGTAGGCATCCTCACCCGCCCGTGGCGTGAAGAATTGAGCAAACTCGCGCCGGAAGCCGATGATAATCTAGCCAATGCCGGCCGCTGGATCGGAATGTCGGAACGGTTATTAATTTTTGTTTTTGTGCTGGCTAATCAATTTTCAGCGATCGGATTTTTGATCGCGGCCAAATCCCTGCTTCGGTATAATGACAAGGCCCCGGCACCTGAAACTTCTCCCGCTTATATCAGCAAAAAATCAGAATACGTACTGGTAGGAACGCTGATGAGCTACACTTGTGCGATCGCCATTGCCCTGCTGGTCCGCTTGTTTTACTGAAATTCCAAACACCCAATTAAACTAAATCCCGGATTCATACTCTAACCCGGGTATCAAAAACTTTATGACCATGAGAAAATTAGTATTTGTCTTTTTATTGACTTTCGCTACAATAAGTGCTTTCGCACAGCGGCAGGGAGGCAATATGACACCGGAGCAGAGAGCTGAAAACCAGACTAAAAACCTGGCAGAAAATTTGAACTTATCCGAAGATCAGAAAAAACAGGTCTATAACCTAAGCCTGGCCCGCGCGCAGAAAATGCAGGAACTTCGGGAAAAATCAAACGGCGACCGCTCAGAAATGCGCGCGTCTATGGAAACCTTCAACAACGAAATCGCCAAAGTACTTACCGTAGAGCAACAGGAAAAGTATAAAACTATGCAGGAAGATCGGAGAGGAAATCGCAGCGAGAGGCAGCCTAGGAATTAGGGGAAAGGAATGAAAGGAGAAAGGGAGAACGGAGGAAGGAGGAAGGTAAAAACGGACAAAAAATAAAAGGAGGAAGGGAGATCAACACTGATTTCCTTCCTCCTTAATTCCATCCTCCTTCCTCCCTTTATTCCTTTCCCTTTTTAAATCGCCATTTCCGTCTTGAACTCCGAAGTAAAATGGAAATGTATAGCCGGGTTATTTTCGCGGTTCATGCGGATCATCCATTCGGACTCTGCCAGAAATACGGGATTGCGATCTTTATCATAAGCAATCTGGTTTCCCTTTAATCTGATAAACTGGTCCATCGCAGGTTTTTCGTCGGCAGTGAGCCAGCAGGCGCGGGAAATGTTCATCGGTACCCAGCGGCATTTCGCGCCATATTCATGTTCAAGACGATATTGAATTACGTCAAATTGCAGCTCTCCTACCGTTCCTACTATCTTTCTGTTTCCCAGATCCAATGTAAAAAGCTGCGCTACCCCTTCGTCGGTCAGCTGCTGAATACCTTTTTCCAGTTGCTTGGATTTCATCGGGTCCATATTGATCAGCTCCTTGAATATCTCAGGCGAAAAGCTTGGTATACCCGAAAATTGCAGATTTTCACCTTCTGTCAGCGTGTCTCCGATCTTGAAGTTACCGGTATCATATAAACCTACTACATCGCCGGGAAAACCTTCGTCCATCACACTTTTGTCCGAAGCCATGAATGTAAACGGACTTGAAAAACGTACGTCTTTCCCTAGCCTAACGTGTTTATAGAATTTTCCTCTTTCAAATTTACCTGAACAAATGCGCAGAAATGCAATGCGGTCGCGGTGGCGCGGGTCGAGGTTTGCGTGGATTTTGAATACAAACCCGGTAAACTTCGGCTCTGTCGGAGCTACTTCCCGAACATCGGTCGGGCGGGGCTGCGGAACCGGGGAAATTTCACAGAAAGTATCCAGCAATTCCTTGATACCAAAGTTATTAATCGCACTTCCAAAAAAGACCGGCGCCAGCTCACCTTTTTGGTAAGCTTCTTGTGAAAATACGTCGTAAACGCCTTCTACCAGCTCCACATCTTCCGTCAGTTGCTCCGCGTCTTTTTCTCCAACCAACTCCGTCAGGTTTTCGTCGTCCAGACTCACCTTTGCAACGTTACTTTCAATTTTGGTTTTATTGATCTTAAAGAAATACAGCATTTGTTCATACAAGCTGTAAACCCCCTTAAAATTAGCACCCATATTGATCGGCCACGTAAGCGGACGGACGCGGATATTCAGTTTGCTTTCAAGCTCATCGAGCAGTTCAAACGGATTCTGGCCTTCGCGGTCAAGCTTATTGATAAAAATAATTACCGGCGTATTGCGCATCCGGCACACTTCCATCAGCCTTTCGGTCTGTTCCTCAACGCCTTTTACGCAGTCAACTACCAGGATTACGCTATCGACCGCAGTTAATGTACGGTATGTATCTTCCGCAAAATCCTTGTGACCCGGCGTATCGAGGATATTGATAAGCAGGTCTTTATATTCAAACGTCATCACGGACGTAGCGACTGAAATACCTCTCTGCTTTTCGATCTCCATAAAATCGGAGGTCGCCGTTTTCTTGATCTTATTTGATTTAACCGCTCCCGCAGTCTGAATAGCGCCTCCGAACAAAAGCAGTTTCTCGGTAAGGGTCGTTTTCCCTGCATCCGGGTGACTGATGATCGCAAAAGTGCGCCGTTTTTTTATTTCTTCTATATTACTCATGTACAATTGAGATACTGATTTCAGTGATTCCGGCGAATCAAAATTTCCGCAAAGATACGAATAAAAGAAGAGCCGCCCCTATCGGAAACGGCTCTAAATTCTATTTACGCCCAGCTATTAATGCTGAGAATCAGATGCTCAATAAAATGAATGCTTATAATCTTCCACTGAAGTCATAATCACTTCATGTGCTTCTTCCCTGCCATAAACATTGGTAATTTCAATGTGCGCCTTTTCGCCAGGAAGATTTTTGTAAGTAAGGAAATAGTGTTTCAAACGCTCCACGATACCTTCCGGCAGCTGGCTCAGATCTGAAAATCCACCATAAACTTCATCGCCTTTTAAAACCGCAATGATCTTGTCATCCGCTTCACCGCCATCGATCAGACGGATCCCGCCGATTGGTTTGGCCTGACAAAGGATATCGCCATGAGAAATGATCTTCTCGCAAAGCACCAAAATATCCAGCGGGTCACCGTCACCTTCCGTAACATCGCGCCCGGAACGCTCACGTGCCAATAATGCTATTTTTTCAGCGCAATATGTTTTCGGGATAAAACCGTAAAGTGCAGGAACGATGTTGGAGTACTTCTGCGGCCGGTCGATCATCAGATAGCCCGTCGCCTTGTCAATCTCATATTTAACGGTATCAGTCGGAACAATCTCAATAAATGCAGTTACAAGTTCGGGTGCGTTGTCACCCATCGGAATTCCATGCCAGGGATGTGCTTTGTGTACGTTAGCGATCATTATTTGTAATAGTAACTTTTTAATATTTTAAAGAATAAACCATTGAGTTATTAACTTCCGGCGCGTTCGGATATATTGTAATCGCCTGTCTTGGAAACGGATTGCTTGACAAACAGTTCGCCCAGAAAACCTGCAAGAAATAATTGAGAACCGACCATAATTGCTACCAGCGCAAGAAAGAACAACGGATTGTCGGTAACGTTACGGTAAGGCAGTAAATGGTATATATTATAGATTTTTTTGCCCAGAAGCCAAAAGGCTATAATGCTTCCCAGAAAAAACATAAGGGTTCCCAGACTACCGAATAAATGCATCGGCCGACGCCCAAACTTATTCACAAAGGCGATCGAAAGCAAGTCGAGAAAGCCAAAAATAAACCTTTCGAGACCGAATTTCGTGTGCCCGTATTTGCGTGCCCTGTGCTGAACAACCTTCTCGCCAATCTTCGCAAACCCGTTCCATTTGGCGATAACCGGAATGTACCGGTGCATTTCACCGTAAATCGTAATGTTTTTCACCACTTCTTTCCGGTACGCTTTCAGCCCGCAA
This Dyadobacter sp. UC 10 DNA region includes the following protein-coding sequences:
- a CDS encoding SatD family protein — translated: MATKSIHAVFTADMVNSTSFSREEASRWLEELIQKLRDHKAFKWLLKPEIYRGDSFQGVLKNADEAVRAAILARAIMRAHAPNADLRIAIGIGQTELLTERAGTSDGEAFRLSGRLADNIRQQKARIGIALPVPSEPLTATLGLLEVLIEGWTTSQSEVIAALLNEKTVTQIAEQLSISQSAASQRIAAAKWWAIENFLSTFPRHLSLYTKR
- a CDS encoding DUF3307 domain-containing protein; its protein translation is MMTEFLLLLLAHVLVDFYWQPTRWVTDKKKKSVRSKYLYWHILLVIVVSYITLHQWANPLPAVLLGIAHGIIDIIKISFDKKGSLAWFITDQIAHILTIAIAALWLTGNFQPGFQQFLTWLETTKTLATIAGALTTLSPVSFLVGILTRPWREELSKLAPEADDNLANAGRWIGMSERLLIFVFVLANQFSAIGFLIAAKSLLRYNDKAPAPETSPAYISKKSEYVLVGTLMSYTCAIAIALLVRLFY
- a CDS encoding DUF4890 domain-containing protein; the protein is MRKLVFVFLLTFATISAFAQRQGGNMTPEQRAENQTKNLAENLNLSEDQKKQVYNLSLARAQKMQELREKSNGDRSEMRASMETFNNEIAKVLTVEQQEKYKTMQEDRRGNRSERQPRN
- a CDS encoding peptide chain release factor 3, which encodes MSNIEEIKKRRTFAIISHPDAGKTTLTEKLLLFGGAIQTAGAVKSNKIKKTATSDFMEIEKQRGISVATSVMTFEYKDLLINILDTPGHKDFAEDTYRTLTAVDSVILVVDCVKGVEEQTERLMEVCRMRNTPVIIFINKLDREGQNPFELLDELESKLNIRVRPLTWPINMGANFKGVYSLYEQMLYFFKINKTKIESNVAKVSLDDENLTELVGEKDAEQLTEDVELVEGVYDVFSQEAYQKGELAPVFFGSAINNFGIKELLDTFCEISPVPQPRPTDVREVAPTEPKFTGFVFKIHANLDPRHRDRIAFLRICSGKFERGKFYKHVRLGKDVRFSSPFTFMASDKSVMDEGFPGDVVGLYDTGNFKIGDTLTEGENLQFSGIPSFSPEIFKELINMDPMKSKQLEKGIQQLTDEGVAQLFTLDLGNRKIVGTVGELQFDVIQYRLEHEYGAKCRWVPMNISRACWLTADEKPAMDQFIRLKGNQIAYDKDRNPVFLAESEWMIRMNRENNPAIHFHFTSEFKTEMAI
- a CDS encoding inorganic pyrophosphatase, whose amino-acid sequence is MIANVHKAHPWHGIPMGDNAPELVTAFIEIVPTDTVKYEIDKATGYLMIDRPQKYSNIVPALYGFIPKTYCAEKIALLARERSGRDVTEGDGDPLDILVLCEKIISHGDILCQAKPIGGIRLIDGGEADDKIIAVLKGDEVYGGFSDLSQLPEGIVERLKHYFLTYKNLPGEKAHIEITNVYGREEAHEVIMTSVEDYKHSFY
- a CDS encoding glycosyltransferase family 2 protein; this translates as MTHSAIQISVVIPLYNEEESLPELCEWITRVMNENSFTYEVLFIDDGSKDRSWEVISRLSLENPHVRGFRFVRNYGKTAALQTGFQAVRGDVIITMDADLQDSPDEIPELYRMIAEERYDLISGWKKKRFDPITKTIPTKIFNAATRSISGVYLHDFNCGLKAYRKEVVKNITIYGEMHRYIPVIAKWNGFAKIGEKVVQHRARKYGHTKFGLERFIFGFLDLLSIAFVNKFGRRPMHLFGSLGTLMFFLGSIIAFWLLGKKIYNIYHLLPYRNVTDNPLFFLALVAIMVGSQLFLAGFLGELFVKQSVSKTGDYNISERAGS